Genomic window (Desulforapulum autotrophicum HRM2):
CCCGGACGGTACCCCCCAGTCCCATTGGCAGGGGGTACTCAGCTATTTGAACAGTCTGGGCAACCAGGAGCTGGAACGCCGGTGGAAAAAGGCCCGCCAGATCATGCATGAGCATGGGGTAGCCTATAATATGTTCAAAGATGATGCCCGTCAGGAGCGTCCCTGGGAGCTGGACCCCATTCCCCTTCCCATAGCGGCCCAAACATGGTTGGCCCTGGAAAAGGGCGTGGCCCAGAGAACCCGGCTTCTGGGTGCCATCCATGCAGATATCTATGGATCCCAGACCTTGATTTATAAAAATCATCTGCCGCCGGAACTTTTTTTTGCCAATCCGAAATTTTTGCGCCAGTGCCAGGGTCTTTACCGGGAAGAAATTCCGGCCTTTCACTTCCATGCAACAGACCTGTGCCGTTTTTCAGACGATGTATGGCGGGTGGTTGGCCAGCGGACCCAGTCGCCTTCAGGTGCAGGATATGCCCTTGAAAACCGAATTATTCTTTCCCGGATTCTGCCCCGGATGTTTCATTCGGGCAAGGTGATGCGTCTGGCACCATTTTTCAAATCTTTTAACCATTCCCTCATGGAAATTTCAGGTCTGAAGAAGCGGGAACCCAGCATTGTAATGCTCTCATCCGGCCCTTCCAGTTCTACCTATTTTGAGCATGTCTTTCTCTCCCGGTATATGGGCTTTACCCTGGTGGAATGCAGTGACCTTACCGTGCGCAATGATGTGGTGTTTTTAAAGACCCTGAAGGGACTGCATCCGGTGGATGTGATCCTACGGCGTCTCCAGGATACTGCCTGTGATCCCCTGGTCTTCGGCAATTCTTCGCTCACCGGTGTGCCGGGCCTTGTCCAGGCCGTTCGGTCGGGGAATGTGGCCGTGGCCAATCCACTGGGCAGCGGGATTCTTGAGACACCGGCCCTGGTTCCTTTTCTGCCGAGGCTGTGCCGCCTGCTTCTGGGGGAGGATCTTGTGCTTGAAGATGCACCCACGCTGTGGTGTGGTCAACCAGATGCCTTGAACAAGGTCCTTTCCCGGATAACGGATCCCGGTCATTCCATGATCATTTCTTCGGCCTTTGCATCTCCGGAAGTTCCTGTGGTTGATACCCGGGAAATGACGCCTGAAAAAATTGCAGATCTTGGGGCAAAAATAAAGGCCATGCCCTATGCCTATGTGGCCCGGGAACCCATGACGCCATGCTCTTTTCCGGTCTGGGAAAAGGGATCCCTGGTAAACGGCAGTGTCACAATGCGGCTGTTCTCCAGCCTGGTCACCCATGGCGGTGGAGCCATCACAGGTCCTGAAACGGTGTTGTCTGTGGAAGACAGGGTTGTTGTGATGCCGGGAGCTCTGACCCGGGTAGCCCGGGATGCCGGAAGGAAAAGTCATGAAGGC
Coding sequences:
- a CDS encoding circularly permuted type 2 ATP-grasp protein — encoded protein: MTSDPPDSLEKPLRQAPGLFQQQTGSSLAKATMEDDTVIADPVFPGSFPMSGSCSGILTPDGTPQSHWQGVLSYLNSLGNQELERRWKKARQIMHEHGVAYNMFKDDARQERPWELDPIPLPIAAQTWLALEKGVAQRTRLLGAIHADIYGSQTLIYKNHLPPELFFANPKFLRQCQGLYREEIPAFHFHATDLCRFSDDVWRVVGQRTQSPSGAGYALENRIILSRILPRMFHSGKVMRLAPFFKSFNHSLMEISGLKKREPSIVMLSSGPSSSTYFEHVFLSRYMGFTLVECSDLTVRNDVVFLKTLKGLHPVDVILRRLQDTACDPLVFGNSSLTGVPGLVQAVRSGNVAVANPLGSGILETPALVPFLPRLCRLLLGEDLVLEDAPTLWCGQPDALNKVLSRITDPGHSMIISSAFASPEVPVVDTREMTPEKIADLGAKIKAMPYAYVAREPMTPCSFPVWEKGSLVNGSVTMRLFSSLVTHGGGAITGPETVLSVEDRVVVMPGALTRVARDAGRKSHEGTLQGGSKDTWCFTDGIVAHQTMMTQFTEPLEIHRGSDLPSRVADNMLWLGRYVERTEGMLRVIRSVLTRLNSETRLDIMEEFPFLLRAMAALEITGAHFSPPGDAYSMQIIETEILACLFDVKRPGSIISSLYNVKRVAASVRDRLSIDSWHVLGRMEKEMALFSPHRHSRISEAQELVNEMILTMSAFAGLALESMTRAMGWRFMDMGRRLERATYMISLLQTLFASDREPINQELEALLEVADSTITYHTRYRTTLQVEPIVDLLLLDELNPRAVGFQMAALFDHVETLPGSEAKAFKTREEKITLDLTTQLRLIDIRELLEKNEQGELNRLTQLLDHLDKGIITLANHISQHYLSRIETEKQLGNLGKPSVLKNDFSLTGAPYAV